In the Meiothermus sp. CFH 77666 genome, GACCACGCCTGATCCGAACCCCTCAACCCAGCCGGGCATGACCGCCCGTCAATACCCTCACCTCACTGCTAGTGGTTTGGTAGCAAAGTAATCGGGATGCCTCTAATGAACCCAACTTCTTCCCTCAACTTCTCGTTGTCATTCCGAGGCGCACGCAGTGCAACGAGGAATCTGATACTGCATGGCTAAGGTGAATACAGTGGACTGAGGCGCATCAGATTCCTCACTCCGCTTCGCTCCATTCGGAATGACAAGAAAATAAACTTATTAGACCACTAGGATAGCGCTGATGCTCCGGCGACAACCCCTAACCAATCTGTTCTGGCTACTCCTCTCGCTGGGGGTAGCCCTACCGCTTTGGGTACTGGCCTGGCGGGGGCTGGGCGACCTTGCCATTCTGCCCAGGGTGCTCGACCTGGCGGGGGTTTCGCTACTCCTGGCGCTGGTGGGCAGTCTCCTGAGCCTGGGGGTGGGGGGTGGGCTGGCCTGGCTGGCCTTCCGGGCGCGGCTGCACCCAGGGTGGGATACGCTGCTGCTGCCGGCCTACCTGGTGCCGCCCTTTGTGGGAGCACTCGGGTTTTTGTATGCCCTGCAACTGGTGAACGTGCAGCCTTATGGGGTAGGCGGCATCCTGCTGGCCTGGACGGCCCATTACGCCCCGGTGGCCTACCTGCTGCTACGCCCCGCCCTGGAATCCAAGCTGGCCCCGCTGCTGGTAGCCAGCGAGGTGCATGGCGTAACGGGCTGGAAACGTGTGCGGGCGTTGGTGCCCCCGCTGTTTCCGGCGCTCGTAGCGGCCTTTGGGGCACTCTACCTGACCCTGCTGGGCAACTTCGGGGTTCCGGCGGTGCTGGGGCTGCCTGCCCAGGTCTATACGCTGCCCACCCTGGCCTATGCCCGGCTCTTCTCCCCCGCCAGCCCCGACCCCCTGGGCGAGGCAGCAGCCATTGGGCTGTTGTTGGGGTTGCTGGCAGTTCCGGCCCTGCTGCTTGGGAGTCAACCGACCGGCGAACCCTCTCCCCGGCTGCTGCGACCCAGGCTGGGGCTCGCAGCCAAAACCGCTTTCGTCCTGTTTGCGCTGATAGCGGTGGTGTTTCCACTGGTGGGCCTGGTGCGCCGGGCCCTCTTCAACACCTTTACCGGCGCCTTTCAGCCCGCTTTTGGGGCGGCCTGGGAGCTGCCGCTGGTACGGCAGGGGCTCCTCAACTCGTTGCTGCTGGCCCTGTTGGCCACGGGTTTGCTCCTGCTGCTGGGGCTGCTGCTGGCCCCCCAGCGCGGGGCTCTGAAGCGGCTACGGCAGGTGCTGGATATGCACTACCTGTTGCCGGGAACCCTGCTGGCCATTGGCCTGATTCTGCTGCTGGCCCCCACCCCGGTCTATGCCACTCCCTGGATTTTGCTGCTCGCGTACCTGCTCAACTTTGCCGCACTGATGCTGCGCTCGATAGAGGCCGGACTGGAAAGCGGCATCGAGCGGCTGGTGGGGGTGGGCAAGCTGTTTGGCCTGCGGCACGGGTGGGCCTGGTGGAAGATTGGCTTTCCCCTGCTAGGGCCCTACCTGGCCGCCGGGGTGTTTTTGGTGCTGCCACTGTGCCTGGCCGAGCTGACCCTGTCGGCCATGCTGTACGCACCGGGGAGTGAGACCCTGGGGGTGGCGGTGCTGTCGGCGCTGAACGGCGGGCTTTTCCGCGAAGCCGCCGCCATCGGGCTGATGCTGATGGCCCTGTCGCTGTTGCTGCTGTGGGTACCGCGCCGGGGCGTGGTGAGCTAGGATAGCTTGCGTACGAGTGTCTGTAGCAAGTAGCCCACGATTCTTCGAATCATTTCTCGCTATCGGCCATGGACTTATAGGCCCTCAGCTATCCAGCGTTACCCCTGAGACTTCCACCATGCTGCGTCTGGAGAACATCACCAAAAACTTCGGCAAGGCGGGGGTGTTCGATGCCAACCTGCACCTTTCGCCCGGCGAAATTGTGGCGGTCTTGGGGGCCTCGGGCTCGGGCAAGACCACGCTGCTGAATCTGGTGGCGGGGCTGCTCGAGCCCGATGCAGGGCGCATCTTCCTGGGCAACGAGGACGTGACCCATCAGGCCCCAGAGAAGCGCGGGCTGGCTTACGTG is a window encoding:
- a CDS encoding ABC transporter permease gives rise to the protein MLRRQPLTNLFWLLLSLGVALPLWVLAWRGLGDLAILPRVLDLAGVSLLLALVGSLLSLGVGGGLAWLAFRARLHPGWDTLLLPAYLVPPFVGALGFLYALQLVNVQPYGVGGILLAWTAHYAPVAYLLLRPALESKLAPLLVASEVHGVTGWKRVRALVPPLFPALVAAFGALYLTLLGNFGVPAVLGLPAQVYTLPTLAYARLFSPASPDPLGEAAAIGLLLGLLAVPALLLGSQPTGEPSPRLLRPRLGLAAKTAFVLFALIAVVFPLVGLVRRALFNTFTGAFQPAFGAAWELPLVRQGLLNSLLLALLATGLLLLLGLLLAPQRGALKRLRQVLDMHYLLPGTLLAIGLILLLAPTPVYATPWILLLAYLLNFAALMLRSIEAGLESGIERLVGVGKLFGLRHGWAWWKIGFPLLGPYLAAGVFLVLPLCLAELTLSAMLYAPGSETLGVAVLSALNGGLFREAAAIGLMLMALSLLLLWVPRRGVVS